GCGTCGAAACGATTTCACCGGCGAGCGCTTTAACTCGCTGGGCTAACTCAGATGGTTCGATAAGGGGAGGGAACTGATAGTGCAAATCGGTTTCCAAGATAACTCCAACAATGCATCCCGGTCTATTTCGAGTATGCAAACGAGTAATGCGGGAACCAAACTGGATGGTTGCCGCTGGTCAATATGTACTTGCGCGTTGTCACAAAGGTAGAATCGACTTTGTACTGGATTCGTCGTATTGTACATTTCCAAGATTAGAAAGTACAATGTGAAGTAACGTCGATTAACATAGTCACTACAATAGTACTACAAACTTCTGTAGTCAAGTATTGTGACGCGATATTCACATGAATAGTGTCTTTTGTTTGAAGGAGTGACAATGAAAGTATCTACCATCTGGTATTGGGTAAGCGATTTAGAGAGCATGACCGCGTTTTACCGTGATCTGCTTGGTTTTCAACTAAAACGTCTCGACGATGAAGGGGGTTGGGCAGAACTCACTTCCGATAATGGCGTAAACATTGGACTTAACCGGGTCGATGACGAAGACGAGTTGGAAACCGGAATCGGCGCGGTGCTAACACTGGAAGTTACCGATCTGGATAGTTTTCACAGCCTACTCGTCAAGAATGATATCGAAGTCACCGAAATTGAAGCGGTGCCGGGTGATGTTACCCTATTCAATTTCTGGGATCCCGAAGGAAATCCGTTGCAGGCAATGAAACCGCGGTAAGAGCACTATTCACATACAATGGCATGCTAACACAACCATCCGATAACACGATAGCGCTTACTACCTGCGAACTTTCAAAAAGCTTCGGCGGTGTTCATGCCGTAAGAAAGCTATCGATTGAGGTACCGGCTGGTCAGATTTTCGGAATTCTCGGACCGAACGGTTCCGGGAAGACAACGCTGTTTAATTTGATCAGCGGCATTACGAAAGCCGACCACGGAGAAATCGAAATCTTCGGTAAGCGAGTTACCGGGCTTCCTCCGCATCGAATGGCGGAAGCTGGTTTGGCGCGAACCTTTCAAAATCTTCGTCTGTTTGCCGGGATGTCGGTGTTGGAAAATGTTCTGACCGGTGGGCACCGTACCGTTCCCACTGGTTTTCTTGCCGCCGCTGGTCACACTCGGCGGCATCGAGAATCCGAAAAGGCATTATTGCAACGCGGTCGAGAACTTCTAACAAAGGTGAGTCTCCACGATCAACAGCATCAAATCGCTTCACAGCTCCCGTATGGCGCTGCCCGCCGGTTGGAAATCGCCCGGGCGCTCATGACACAACCCCGCTTGTTACTGCTCGATGAACCGGCAGCGGGGATGAATCCACAGGAAGCTCAGCAATTA
This region of bacterium genomic DNA includes:
- a CDS encoding VOC family protein; the encoded protein is MKVSTIWYWVSDLESMTAFYRDLLGFQLKRLDDEGGWAELTSDNGVNIGLNRVDDEDELETGIGAVLTLEVTDLDSFHSLLVKNDIEVTEIEAVPGDVTLFNFWDPEGNPLQAMKPR
- a CDS encoding ABC transporter ATP-binding protein; the protein is MLTQPSDNTIALTTCELSKSFGGVHAVRKLSIEVPAGQIFGILGPNGSGKTTLFNLISGITKADHGEIEIFGKRVTGLPPHRMAEAGLARTFQNLRLFAGMSVLENVLTGGHRTVPTGFLAAAGHTRRHRESEKALLQRGRELLTKVSLHDQQHQIASQLPYGAARRLEIARALMTQPRLLLLDEPAAGMNPQEAQQLAILIRDIIAMGITVMVIEHNVRLMVTLCDYIVVLDHGEKIAEGTPEAIVQHPAVIEAYLGAPEAVAS